The following coding sequences are from one Arachis hypogaea cultivar Tifrunner chromosome 7, arahy.Tifrunner.gnm2.J5K5, whole genome shotgun sequence window:
- the LOC112703507 gene encoding mitogen-activated protein kinase 19 codes for MQQDQLKKDMKELDFFTDYGDANRYKILEVIGKGSYGVVCAAIDTHTGGKVAIKKINDVFEHISDAIRILREVKLLRLLRHPDIVDIKRIMLPPSKRDFKDIYVVFELMESDLHQVIKANDDLTREHHQFFLYQMLRALKYMHTANVYHRDLKPKNILANANCKLKICDFGLARVAFNDEPTAIFWTDYVATRWYRAPELCGSFSSKYTPAIDIWGIGCIFAEVLTGKPLFPGKSVVHQLDLITDLLGTPSPEVIAGVRNEKARKYLTEMRKKPPVPFEKKFPNADPLALRLLQRLLAFDPKERPTAQEALADPFFKGLAKVEREPSCQPISKLEFEFERRRLNREDVRELLYREILEYHPQLLKDYMNGMEGTNFVYPSAIDHLRKQFAYLEENHGKSGPVIPPERKHASLPRSTVHSSTFTPSAQPSFPPNENKQIAEDASKISRAAGESNSTSHIIRPSRPPPKVPTAKPGRAVGTTVSYYDSGRNMKDNYDPKMFYRNTLPQAVSPHCFQRMCPTNPKTPSEAYKDVSQGKHQLPSQQGNVPARLAIDLNTNPYYQHGKSDHVSAIDAKLIQAQSQFGAVGAAAVAVAAHRHSGCF; via the exons ATGCAGCAAGATCAGCTCAAGAAG GACATGAAAGAGTTGGACTTCTTCACCGACTATGGGGATGCCAACAGATACAAGATTCTTGAAGTTATAGGGAAGGGTAGCTATGGAGTTGTCTGTGCAGCAATTGACACACACACTGGGGGGAAAGTTGCAATAAAGAAGATTAATGATGTTTTTGAGCATATATCCGATGCCATTAGAATCCTGCGCGAGGTCAAGTTGCTAAGACTTTTAAGACACCCTGATATTGTTGATATTAAGCGGATCATGTTGCCACCTTCAAAGAGAGATTTTAAAGATATTTATGTGGTCTTTGAGCTCATGGAGTCTGATCTCCATCAAGTCATCAAAGCTAATGATGACTTGACCCGCGAACACCATCAATTTTTTCTTTATCAGATGCTACGTGCTTTGAAGTATATGCATACAG CAAATGTGTATCACAGAGACCTTAAGCCCAAGAACATACTGGCTAATGCAAACTGCAAGCTCAAAATTTGTGATTTTGGACTTGCCAGAGTTGCATTCAATGATGAACCAACTGCAATATTTTGGACG GATTATGTTGCTACTAGATGGTACAGAGCCCCTGAGCTGTGTGGATCGTTCTCATCTAAG TATACACCAGCGATTGATATATGGGGCATAGGATGCATTTTTGCTGAGGTGCTAACAGGAAAACCGTTGTTCCCTGGCAAAAGTGTTGTGCATCAATTAGATTTGATTACTGATCTTCTTGGGACACCATCACCCGAAGTTATTGCAGGA GTTCGAAATGAGAAGGCAAGGAAGTACCTCACAGAAATGCGGAAGAAACCTCCTGTgccatttgaaaagaaatttCCAAATGCTGATCCATTGGCACTTCGCCTACTGCAAAGGCTTTTAGCATTTGATCCAAAGGAGCGGCCAACTGCCCAAGAG GCACTAGCTGATCCTTTCTTCAAGGGTTTGGCCAAAGTTGAGAGAGAGCCGTCATGTCAGCCAATTTCAAAATTGGAATTTGAGTTTGAGAGGAGAAGATTGAATAGGGAGGATGTTAGAGAACTACTATATCGAGAGATTCTGGAGTATCATCCTCAGCTTCTCAAAGATTACATGAATGGAATGGAAGGGACAAATTTCGTCTATCCTAG TGCCATAGATCATTTGAGGAAGCAATTTGCTTATCTTGAGGAAAACCATGGTAAAAGTGGCCCTGTGATTCCTCCGGAGAGGAAGCATGCTTCCCTTCCAAG GTCCACGGTACATTCTAGTACATTTACTCCTAGTGCCCAGCCATCATTCCCTCCGAATGAGAACAAGCAAATTGCAGAAGATGCATCTAAGATTTCGAGAGCTGCCGGAGAATCTAATTCAACCAGTCATATAATAAGGCCTTCGAGACCTCCACCAAAGGTGCCAACAG CAAAACCGGGTAGAGCTGTAGGGACGACTGTTTCATACTATGATAGTGGGAGAAACATGAAAGACAATTATGACCCGAAGATGTTCTACCGAAATACTCTTCCTCAAGCAGTCTCTCCACACTGTTTCCAAAGGATGTGCCCTACAAACCCCAAAACGCCATCGGAGGCATACAAGGATGTTTCACAAGGCAAACACCAACTTCCATCCCAGCAGGGTAATGTGCCAGCGAGACTGGCTATAGATCTTAATACCAACCCATACTACCAGCACGGGAAGAGTGATCATGTCTCTGCCATTGATGCTAAGTTGATTCAAGCACAATCTCAGTTTGGTGCAGTTGGTGCTGCCGCAGTAGCCGTGGCTGCACACAGGCACTCGGGGTGCTTTTAG